The Desulfocurvus vexinensis DSM 17965 genome includes the window ACTCCGGCCCGGCGGACGACGACGCCCTGGCCGCCGAGTGGGCCGCGGCCCTGGCCAGCGAGGAAGAGACCAAGATGGACAAGGAGTCCCGCCAGGCGGGGCTGGCCGCCCAGAGCACCGACGCGCGCTTCAAGGACCTGACCGAGGAGGCCAAGGCCCCCCGGCCCGACGGCACCAAGCGCGACCTGGACTTCATCCTGGACATCCCCCTGGATGTGTCGGCGGAGCTGGGGCGGACCAAGCTGCTCATCAACGAGCTGCTGCAACTGGGCCAGGGCTCGGTCATCGAGCTGAACAAGCTGGCGGGCGAGCCCCTGGAGATCTACGTCAACGGCAAGCTCGTGGCGCGCGGCGAGGCGGTGGTCATCAACGAGAAGTTCGGCGTGCGCCTGACCGACATCATCAGCCCCATCGAGCGCGTCAAGCAGCTCGCCTAGCGGGAACACGCCATGCCGCACCTCCGTCGTCTTGTCGCCCTGTTCATGCTGTGCGCGCTGTGGGCCGCCCTGACGGCCTCGCCCGCCCTGGCCGCCAACGCCACGGCGCAGACTGACGCCGCCGCCACCGCCGCTAGCGGCGCTAGCGCCGCT containing:
- the fliN gene encoding flagellar motor switch protein FliN, which produces MEKDMDQDALADEWAAALEESGDLDAVADAKAMKAADSGPADDDALAAEWAAALASEEETKMDKESRQAGLAAQSTDARFKDLTEEAKAPRPDGTKRDLDFILDIPLDVSAELGRTKLLINELLQLGQGSVIELNKLAGEPLEIYVNGKLVARGEAVVINEKFGVRLTDIISPIERVKQLA